The genomic DNA ATTTTGACGATGCAAGGCAATTCACCCCCAAATCCACGCGACTTCCAGGATCAGTTTTTCCAACAAAACCCTGGTGTTCGCGAAGTATTCCGTTTGTACGAATACCTGCCATCGGTCCTCTTCTTTGCCAAGGATGCCGAGCATCGTTACATCGGCGTTAATAGCCGAACGTTGCATGACGTTTTCGGGATGCAAAGCGATACCGAATTGCTCGGACGAACGGACCTTGAATTTCAACCGCCCGCCCTCGCCGAGGCGTATCACGCGGAAGATCGACGCGTCATGGAAGGCGGCAAAATCATCGCAAACCAAGTTTGGTTGGTGCCGCACGTTGGCGGCACTCCCAAATGGTACGTGTCGACCAAGACTCCGTTGTTCGATCCCGAAGGCAACGCGATTGGAATCGCCGGTGCAATGTATCCCGTGGCTACGAAAGACGAGCAGTTGACGTTCTTCCAAGAACTATGGCCTGTCATTCAGCACATGGACAAGCACTACAACGAACCCATTTCGATGGCCGAGATGGCAAAGAAGGCGAACTTATCGACGACTCATTTCAATGCTCGCTTCCGAGCAATTCTTCGACTCTCACCTACCGAGTATGTGTTGTCCAGACGCGTCCAGCACGCCCAAAGGCTACTAACGCAAACCGAAATGAGCATCGTCGATATTGGCGCCGAGGTTGGCTTCTTTGATCAAAGTCACTTCACAAAACGTTTTCGACGAGTAACCGGCCTGACACCGCGCGGTTACCGAAAACGATTCAGGTAATACCTCGACGGATGTCAGTCACGCGACTGGCTCTTCTCCTCTGCCGAACGTAATACCTTCTCGCGTTCCTTACGATTGATCCGCTGCGCGTAGAACACGTCCGGTTTGTGAAAAACGTTGGTGTTCTTCATTCGCGGGTCATCGATGTCCAGACTCAGATCACAGTCAAAGCGAGCCAAAGTGCTGTGCTGAGTAGTGTGAGTTCCCGCGTTGGTGAAGTGCGATAATCCCCACGCGATTCCTCGACCGTCACCATCACTGGTAAACGCGTCGGGCACGTAAGGTCCACCGGCAATCGGAGGCAACGTGGTAACCGACGCAATTTCAAAATTGACGCCATCGGGTGCGTACTGGATGGTGTTCGCTTCATTGCCGTTGTGGATGAGCACCGCTGCGATACCTTCCTTGAAAGGAAAGAGCATCGTTTCGTGACCGGAGTTGAAAAGCGGATTGAGCGGATGTTTCGTGAACGGGCCCAAAGGATTGTCAGCAATAGCAAGCCCTGCTGCGACTAAGTACTCAGGCCGATCGCCAAATGCAGCTTTGAAGTACAGATAGATTTTTCCCTGGTAGACCAACGGGTATGGATCATGAATGGAATACTGGTCCCATTCGCCGGCATCACCGTTGGGAACGACTACTTGGTTGCATGCTGTCCAAGGCCCATCGGGTGAATCCGCATACGACGCCGTCACGGGACAATGGTCTCCCTTAGTACCACTGGCTTCCAAAAACCCTTGGTAGTAGAGGTAGTACTTGTCCTTCCACTTTAGGATGTCGGGGGTTGAGACAGATCGCCACCCTGGGTTCGGTTTGGGCGGCCGAGGCACTGCAATGCCTTGTTCTTCCCACGTGAATCCATCCTGGCTGGTCGCATACCAAATCTCGCATAAGTCCCAGTCAGTCGACGGGATCGTTTCGGTGCTACTCTTGGAACCTTGAGGTGGGACCGCCGTGTGACGCTTGGTGTACCAAACGTAGTATTTGCCGTTCTCGCGAATCACCTTTGACGGATCACGACGCGAAATCGTGCCATCACCGTCGTGATAATCCAATCCTTCAAGCTTTGTGTACTTAAAGCTCGAAAAGAGTTCGTTGTCCTCCGGCCTTGGTGTGAGGTACTGCGAATAGAGCCTTTCCATCGCCGCGCTCATGGGCCGATCGGGTTTGGTTTGCGGTATGTCCCAAGGAAACCCCTGCGCTTCAACGCGTCCGGTGCCAGTCAACGCTATAAACACGCCGGTAAGCAAAACCAGCATCTCATTACGCATCAATGATCGGAAACTTGCGGAAAGCCCACTCATAAGAATCTTTACCTTCAATATGTGTGAATGCCGACCAACAACGATCGGCAGCAGTTGCGATGATGCCGCTTCGGCTATTTGAGCTGCCATGTTCGAACCCAATCGTACTGCGTGGTGCGTTGGTCCCAATTTCCACTGGCAACAAGTCCACCATCGTCGGGAACGGGATTCCAGTCATACGTTTCGATTGCCATTTGATAATACGAGGGAACATTCCAATCCACGTTCGGCTTAATGGAGTACGTGTATTTTCCATCAAGATAGAAACGCACCTCTCGGGGCGACTTCCACCAGGCACCATAAACGTAGTAACGCTGCGAGTTCTTTGTTTCGGTAACCACTGAGTTTTGCAACTGTTCTTTTTCGGGTTGCTTCCTAGTCGCTCGACGAATCATGTTGGAATGAAAAATCTGGTTCCAGTTCTTTGCCCATCCGGCCGTTTGATCAGTGGTTCGCCCAACGCATTCTTGAATGTCTAGTTCAAGCCGTCGCGGACTATTAGGAGGTGTCATCAACCAAAATGTTGACGACATCTCGGTCGCATTGGCCTTCATTCGAGCCTCAAAGTACATCCCCACGTTGCCGGGATTTACCGATCGAATGATCGCTCCGTGATACTTAAATTCGTGACCATTGATCACCCTAGGCTCTTCAAGTTTGCCAACGGTGATTCTCAGATTTCCCTCTTCGACTACTGCTCCGCTTTCTTGAAAGAGACCTGGCGGTCGCCCGATCCAACCCCAACCATTCGCTGCCGGATCGGCGCTCCACTTACTTTTGTCTAGCTCGGTGCCATCGAAGTCATCCGAAAGCGATTCGACTCGTTGCCATTGCTTGTCGGTCGGCTTGGGGTCCTGCCCGTCATCAAAAAATGGTTGATCCGCAAACAGTTGCGTGCACACCAAAGTCATAAGAATCAAAACTAGATTTCGTTTCACGTTGCTACTCATCAAAGAATTAGAAAGTGGTTTGTGTTTTGTACGAAGTGTTCAGCTAGAAGGGCCGATCCTAATCAATCAAGATGCCTCGCCTAAGACAGCCAAACAAGAGCCTAAACATAATACTTCTAAACAGTCAATTATTTTCGATAGTCATCCATGCGCTTCATTGCAGCCCCCTCGTACTCTCGTTTGAGTTGCCATTGGGGGCGAACGAGTGTTAATTCCCATTCGAATAATTGTTCGTACATGGCTCTGACTTTGTCTGGATGCTGATCAGCAAGATTATCCGATTCTGCTATGTCCAAACTGATGTTGTACAACTCTGCTGGACGATCAGGAAAGCGGAGCAGTTTCCAGTCTCCGTCGCGTATCGCGGCTCGGGACTCCTTTTTCCAATAGAGCGTTTGATGAGGCCGAGCGTTGTCCCTCCCTTCGACAAAAGGGCGAAGGTCAACGCCATCAATCGGCTTTAGCTCACTCAAGTTCCCGCCCGCCGCGGCAACAAATGTTGGCAATAGATCGAGCATGCTAATCGGGTGAGTGTACTTCGATCCTGGCTTCGTAACGCCCGGCCAACGCATAAGAAACGGAACGCGTATGCCGCCTTCTAGATGATTTGCCTTCGTACCGCTTAGCGGAGAATTGTCGGACGCATTCGCATCGCTAGGGCCACCGTTATCATTGGTGAAGACAACGATGGTGTTCTGATCAAGATTCAATTCGTTAAGCTTGTCCAAGACGCGACCGCACGCGCGATCCATTGACAAAGTCATTGCCGCAAGCTGCCGTCGCTTTCCGCTTAGGTTCGGAAATTCCTTCAAATCACTGGCTTCCGCTTGCATCGGATTATGAACCGCGTTGAAGGAAAGTAACACGAAGAATGGTCGACTTTGATTTCGTTCAATGAACGCAACCGTTTCGTCCGCAAAAGCATCCGTCAAGTATTTCCCCGACTCGGCGAACTCTCCGAGCCCGCGTTCCAGCCGGTCTTCAGGTCGATGATTGAGGTTCCCCTCACCGAAGGCAAAGTAACTGCGAGCTCCACCACGGAAACCATAGAATTCGTCGAACCCGCGATTCATGGGATGAAAACGATCTGCGTTTCCTTGGTGCCATTTGCCGATCAGGGCCGTTCGATAACCTCGCGATTTCAAGTAATCCGCCACTGTCGCCTGATCGAGCGGAAGCCCCATCTCGTCGTCAGGCAGGCATGATTCGCTCATGTATCCAGGAACGTTGTTCTCTTCGAAACCAAAACGTTGCTGGTATCTTCCGGTCAACAGCCCTGCTCGCGATGGTCCGCAAACGGCAGCACTGACGTACGCTTGCTCGAACAGCATTGCCTGGTTCGCAAACGTGTCCAGCCGTGGCGATCGAATTTCACGACTCCCGTGAAATCCGAAATCCGCGTAGCCCGCGTCGTCGGCCAAGATCAAAACGATATTGGGTGGCTGGATATTGGGCGGCTGGATATTGGGTGGCTGAGCGCCGATTGCTGAGTAGAGAGGCGACAGAGCTACTGCCAATAGAATTGCCAAATAGTGCAAAGTCATTTTCATTTCTTTGGCTCTTCACTTACCTTTTCATACTTTTGAATGTACATCCAGCCTTTGGGACCCGCGTTCCACTTCAAAACGTGACTGAGTCCCCATTGAACGCCAGCGTGAGGAGTGTTCTCGGGCTCAGAAGGACGAAACAGGCCTGCCGCCTCAGGCATATCGATCGCGGAACCCATGATTTGGAAATTCAGTCCATCTTCGGCGTACTGAATTGTCTTTGCTTCCGGTCCATCTTGGTGTTGCAAAATGGCAATGCCATTTCCGTATTTCCAAACCATCACTTCGTGCCCGGTGTTGGTGATCGGATTGAACTCAGACTTCACAAACGGGCCCGTCGGATGATCAGCAACGGCGACGCCCCACTTCACCTGCTTCTTTAATCCACAGCACGGGTTACACCACTTCACGCAATCCTCGTTATCGAAGCAGTTACATTCACCTTTGTAGTACAAATAAAACTTGTCCTTGTAGTGAACCAAGCAAGGATCATGAACCGCATTGTTGTCGAAATACAGATCGTTCGTGTATGTCGGGGTCAGCACAGGATCCTTGATCTTTGTCCAGGGACCATCGGGAGATTTGGCCTTTGCCATGCCCACATAGTTGCGTCCAAACACGCCATCTAGATCTGCGGCGGCTTGGTAAATGAGATAGTAATCGTCTTGATGAACAAAGATCTCCGTCGTAAACACGGACTGATGATCAAACGCCCCCTCTGGACCTCGCGTGACCGCGGCCCCCTGTTCATCCCAGGTCTCGCCGTCCGTCGACGTCGCATAGTAGAGATCATTGAGATCCCATGGCGCAGTCTTGGTGGCATCATGAGTAAGACTATATGAGTACCAGACATAGTACTTGCCATTCGCGAATATGACTGAACTTGGATCACGACGAGTGAATTCTGGATCCGGAGCCAAGTCCCCCTTTAACAATGAATGCCGAAAACGAATGTTCCAATCTGGCCTCTCAGGGTTGTCAATTTCACAGCCATTGACGAGGTAACCTTCTTCGCGAATCGTGGCTGCACTCTTCCTTGCCTCTCGCAATGCAATGACGTGTTTTTGGTTTGGATCAACTTGCTGCTTCTGTTCGAACAGGTATCCATTCAGTTCGAATCGCAGCGTCTTCGTACGACGATCGCTCGCCAAGATCGCAAAGGCACCATCGTTGTCAGTCGTCGCAGTCAAATTGTCTTCCACCAACAACACCTCGACTCCTGAGAGTGGCTTTGATGTTGCGGCATCCGACACCATCCCTTCAAAACTCTGGGCCGTTGCCCAGGCATAGGAAAGGCAGATTGCGGAAATACACAAAACTTGTCGGATCATGGTGTCACGGAGTTGGTTGTGATGGAGAGAAAGATGTCAATGATCAATGTTTGCGGACAATGTTTGGCGAGAGCCACATCGAACTGCGTTCATAGCGAAATTGAATTCAAAACGGATCTTGAGGACGGAGCTTGATGATTTCAGCGTAGTCGACAATTCCGGAATCTTGTTTCCAAGTTTCGCAAAGTGCGGAAAGCTGCTGCACCAATTCGGGATGTGCGTCAGCCACGTTAGTCGTTTCCGCGGGATCACGTACGAGGTCATAGAGCTCGCGCACAACGCCTGGTTGCTTGAGGGTCTGCAAGTACCAACCCGGCTCTATCAACAATTTCCAGCGACCTTGATAAATCACGCTTTGCTGACCCTTGTCATTAAAGAACAAGGTTTCCTTGGCCGGTGCGGATTCACCCATCAGCGTGCTCAACATGCTACGTCCGTCAAGCCTCGTCGTTTTCTTCTCGCGGAAGGTTTCAGGGTAGTCTAGCCCGGCAACTTCCAAACATGTGGGCAACACATCTCCTACCCATGCTTGGTTGTCCGAGACGGTTCCCGGCTTGATGTGCTGGGGCCAAGCAGCAATGAAATGGGTCTTGGTACCACCTTCCCAAACAAGCGCCTTTGACCCGAAATAAGGCGTATTCATAAATCCGTCAACGTGCGACGCACAACCGTTATCGGACAAGTAAATGATCAAACTGTTTTGATGTTCACCCGACGCTTTCAGTGCATTGATCAGTCGTCCAACGTTCTCGTCAACTTTCTCCACCATTGCAGCGTGAACTGCTAGTTGCAGCCTAAAGGAGTCGAGTTTCTGCTGGGGCGTCCATCGCTTACGAGCACCGGCCGACCCGGGAAACAGCTGTTCCTCTTTTAGTTTCGTGATTCGATCTGTCGCCACCTTGCCCAAGTCCTGATAACGCGGCAAGTACTTTTGAACCAGTTTCTCTGGTGCTTGAAGCGGTTTGTGCGGAGCCCGATAGGCAACGTATAGAAAGAATGGTGGCTTGTCTTTCCCCGCTGCCCCCTGAATCATTTCGATGGCTCGATCCGTCACTCCATCCGTGTCGTAGAACGCTTTCGCCGTCTTGCCGTGATTCCTTCCGTATCGCCCGCCCGATTTGTCGGTGTAGCAGTGCATCGAATAGGTTCGTTCGAAACGAAGCTTCGCTGGTTGGTTGCCTTCCATGATGCGATGCGATTGGCCGGGCACAACAAAGAAGTTGTCTTGTGCCCCGTACAAGCCAAAGTATTCATCAAACCCGCGTTGGCTTGGCAAACCCAAGAAGTCCGATTCGATCTGTGATTCGGTAAGCTCCCACCCTGGGTGCGATTTCGACCATTCCTCCTGCATGGATTTGGATCCCCTCATCAAACTGCCGCCGAGATGCCACTTGCCCGACATCATCGTGTGGTAGCCCGCATTCTTAAGCACTTCAGGAAGCAGTGGAGTTTGATACGGCAGGCGACCGCGATGAGCAGGGAAGGGCATCTCTCGAGACCAATCACCCAGCGACCCACCACCAAAACCAACTTTCGCGCATTCCAATCCGCTTAACAGTGACGCCCTCGTTGGACTGCACCGACCATTCGAATAAAAATTGCTTAAACGAATGCCTTGTGCAGCCAATTCATCGATGTGAGGGGTATCGACCTCGCCGCCGTAGCATCCCAAGTCCGTGTACCCAGAATCATCCGACATGATCACAATCATGTTGGGCTTTTCTGAGGCCGATGCCAAACTGGGCAGCATCGCCAGCACGATCAACGCAATGTGATTCAAATTCATCTTGAGTGTTTATCTTTGTTTTACAACTGTTGGACTGCACCACTGCATTGAATCCAAGTTCAGTTTCGATTCGATTTGATCGCTCGCACGACGATCAAGTCAATCATTGGTTTGATCGAACCGAACGCACTTCGTAAATCTCATTGCCAATCTCGCGAGCCGCCTCGATTGTTTCTTGGTACGGGGTGTCGCAGTTGTCAACGAATCCCACTTGATAGTTTTCGCCATCGCCACGTCCAGCCGTTGGTTCGGACATGTATTGAAACCAATGAGTGCCGACGACTCGGGGATTGTTCAGGGCACTGTGGAGAAAAGCCTTGTAGCATTCGGCTCGGTGCTGCTGGTTTCTTGCCGGCACTTTAGTCGGATGAAACATCCCTCGATCAAGCGCGCCAAAATGAAACTCTCCGACCATGATTGGCTTGTCTTCACCTTCGGGCAACTTCAGATCAGCAATGCTGTAGCGGTACTGATTAAAGCTAACGACATCACAAAACTTCGAAGCGGCACGAAGTGCGATCTCGTTGTCCCAAATGAATCGACATCCTAAGTAGAGCTGATCGGGAGCAGCCTTCGCGAGTTCTGCCTTCACAGTCCCAAAGTATGTTTCTGAAAACTTCTTTGAAAACGCGAGTAAGTCTTCCCGCGACTTGTTCACATCAGGAGTCTCGGTTTGGGAAGTCAGCTCATCCCAACTCTGGTACTCCGTTCCCCATTGCTCGTTGAGCTTCTCGATCGCTTCGTACTTGGCTTTCAAGTCCTCGACAAAAACTTGCTTGGCGACTTGGTCGGCCGGACAAGCGAGTGTCCAAAGCGCGATCGCCTCATTGTTGCCCCAATACAGTTCGTTATCGACATAGAAGCCTATACACCATGGATCACCGATCGAAGCCTGGCAGGTTTTGATTCCTTCTACGACCGCCTCTCGAAACTGGGGGTCAAACACATCGACAAATTGGGTCCACATTTTTTGGGCCCCCTGAAGCGTCGGACAGTCTTCAGCCCGAAAGAACGCAGTGTAGGGCGTTCTATGTTGCAAGTAGACGTCCGGATCGGACCATGACGCAAGCGTATTCATCCCCCAACTACGCAGTCGAGTGTGAGCGAGGTTGGCGAAGTCGGCTTTCCAATCATCGCCATACTTGCGATACAGATTCGCCGTGTAAAAGTTGTAGGTTTCATAGGGAATGCGATCGGCGTAGAACCCGAACGCCCAATTGCTGCGAGCATAGAATTGCCCCAGCGGAGTTTCCTTATCCGGAAGGTTTCGGAAGTAACTCTCGCGATGTTCGGTTCCTGTTCCACCAAAACGAACCGCAACCGCATCGATCCCATGGGACCAAAACCGACATCCATCGGGATCAATGAGCCACCATGTTCCCTCATGCTTTTCAACTCGAAAGAACTTTGCGGGATCACGTTGCGGACCGTTGAGCCAACCACCGAAACGATTGAAGTTTTCGGGACCTGGGTGCTCCGCGAGATCCTTTTGTTCGTCTATCGCATGCTGGGCAAGTTGTTCATCGGAATGAATCTTGCCCGGCCATTCACCGTGTATGAACTGCCCATACTCGTCGATGAAAGGCAGGAAGCTATCCGCATCGAGTACCGTCACTGGCTTTTCGAATCGAATGTTATCGATCGTGAATTTGTGATCGGACTTCGGCATTCGCAGGAAGATGATTAGCTCCTTGATCTTCGCTGGATCGAGCGTCTGTTGCCCCGGCGCCGCATGCATGCCTTCAAGTTTGAGTGGCTTGGAAAATTGCCATGGGGTATGGGATAGATTCACTGACACAACCCGCGATTCACCTGGCTTGATGTAGGTCATCACGGTGATGCCTTTATCGAAACCGTTGCCGCCGGGATTATCCATCCGCACCCCGAGTTCAAATCCTTCATCACTTAAGTTAGTTAGATCGAATGCCAAACGTTGAAAGCTCGCACCATCCCAAAATTGGTTTTGCGGCCGAAGGGTAATTCCCGGCCAATCCGTTTTGTGTCCTGTATCGAGCTGAATCTTTCCTTTAGAAGCTGAATCAAGAAGCGAAACTTCGACGCCTCTCATTTCAATCTTTTCGCTGTAGTTTTCATCATTAAAATCGAACTGCAACTTCGTTGAAGAATTCGCTTGCGCGATCGCGGTCGAACAAAGAACTGCACTCGTCAGAACGAGCAATGCAAGAGAACTAAAGGAGCTGGTTGTCATGAACAGAATGCTTGAAAAGAAGTTTTGGAAAGAAAAACGCCTTGATCTATTTGGATCAAGGCGCATGCGTTTCCCTGGTTTGATTCGGGTCTAGCGGTTCTTACGACGCCGCTTGCATACTCCGATGCCAACACCAATCAATCCTAAAAGCGCGAAACTTGAAGGCTCGGGAACAGCAGCGGCACCCGAACTGACGCTGAATGAATCAACATTCCCGCTTTGATTGCCCTGCCATCTGAAACCGGCATAAGCTGCGCTCGCTCCGGACCACAAACCTGCATTGGCAATCGTGTAGTTGGTGACAGCTCCACCGTCAAAAGAAACTCCGACAGCAAACTCATTCGTTGTTGCTGTTCTGGTGATCGTGGTTGTGAAAGTATGGAAAGCGTCATCAAAGGCCACACCGGTGTCCACCTTCGACGCGTTGGCAAGAACAGGATCGCCCATAAAGAAATTGGTCCCTCCGTTGTTGAAGAACGTACCGCCACCAAGTAGCGGTTGACTGGTGGCTGCACTGTCGCCAATACCGAGCATCCACCGCCCATTGTTTTGGTTAATGTATGTGCCAAGAAATTGAGCATTCAGTGTCATCGTGATCGTCTTACCCAATGCAAGTTCACTGGTTAAGTCCGCTGAGGTGTCAACATGAACCGGACCTGCGGCATTGGTATGGCCGACAAGTCCAGCTCCACCTGAATCGACGATGTAGTGAGCGGCGTTAAAGGCGCTCCAGCCGTTTTGGCCAAGAATTGACCCATCTGCGAAAGCGGGAGAATTGCTATCGGAGAAGCTTGTCGAATAATTGACGACGGCAGCCGAAGCTGGGTCCATTACCAAGGCAGTTGTCAAAACGAATGCTGCCACTACAGCTATTGATTTGCTCATTGAATTGCTCATTGAATTGCTTTGCTCTTTCACGTTGCGCTAGAAGCGAATTGAGTTTGATCAAGGACGGTCATTACGCCCCCACAAACCGCTCACGAACACCAGAGAAACACCCCTTAACGGGTGCGATTGTAAACAATCTGCAATGCCATGCAACTACTATCCCCCCAGTTCGGCGAATTTTGACCAACCACCCGTTTCGCAGCGACCGTCCCCCTTACCACTCTCCTTAGCCTACGTTCCAACGATGCCTCCAATCCAGCGATCAAGTACACGGCCTTATTTCGCGACTTCACCCTTCGCCGTGTGGTGCTGAACGCGACGCGATGAAAACCGGCGAATCACCTGGTAGTTGCTTGTTCGGTACTCATGCGTCAGCCCCCAACGCAGAATCTCAGTGGGCTCTTTTTCGTTGTCAGCATCGCGGTTA from Rubripirellula amarantea includes the following:
- a CDS encoding sulfatase-like hydrolase/transferase, coding for MNLNHIALIVLAMLPSLASASEKPNMIVIMSDDSGYTDLGCYGGEVDTPHIDELAAQGIRLSNFYSNGRCSPTRASLLSGLECAKVGFGGGSLGDWSREMPFPAHRGRLPYQTPLLPEVLKNAGYHTMMSGKWHLGGSLMRGSKSMQEEWSKSHPGWELTESQIESDFLGLPSQRGFDEYFGLYGAQDNFFVVPGQSHRIMEGNQPAKLRFERTYSMHCYTDKSGGRYGRNHGKTAKAFYDTDGVTDRAIEMIQGAAGKDKPPFFLYVAYRAPHKPLQAPEKLVQKYLPRYQDLGKVATDRITKLKEEQLFPGSAGARKRWTPQQKLDSFRLQLAVHAAMVEKVDENVGRLINALKASGEHQNSLIIYLSDNGCASHVDGFMNTPYFGSKALVWEGGTKTHFIAAWPQHIKPGTVSDNQAWVGDVLPTCLEVAGLDYPETFREKKTTRLDGRSMLSTLMGESAPAKETLFFNDKGQQSVIYQGRWKLLIEPGWYLQTLKQPGVVRELYDLVRDPAETTNVADAHPELVQQLSALCETWKQDSGIVDYAEIIKLRPQDPF
- a CDS encoding PEP-CTERM sorting domain-containing protein, which gives rise to MSKSIAVVAAFVLTTALVMDPASAAVVNYSTSFSDSNSPAFADGSILGQNGWSAFNAAHYIVDSGGAGLVGHTNAAGPVHVDTSADLTSELALGKTITMTLNAQFLGTYINQNNGRWMLGIGDSAATSQPLLGGGTFFNNGGTNFFMGDPVLANASKVDTGVAFDDAFHTFTTTITRTATTNEFAVGVSFDGGAVTNYTIANAGLWSGASAAYAGFRWQGNQSGNVDSFSVSSGAAAVPEPSSFALLGLIGVGIGVCKRRRKNR
- a CDS encoding sulfatase-like hydrolase/transferase, with protein sequence MTLHYLAILLAVALSPLYSAIGAQPPNIQPPNIQPPNIVLILADDAGYADFGFHGSREIRSPRLDTFANQAMLFEQAYVSAAVCGPSRAGLLTGRYQQRFGFEENNVPGYMSESCLPDDEMGLPLDQATVADYLKSRGYRTALIGKWHQGNADRFHPMNRGFDEFYGFRGGARSYFAFGEGNLNHRPEDRLERGLGEFAESGKYLTDAFADETVAFIERNQSRPFFVLLSFNAVHNPMQAEASDLKEFPNLSGKRRQLAAMTLSMDRACGRVLDKLNELNLDQNTIVVFTNDNGGPSDANASDNSPLSGTKANHLEGGIRVPFLMRWPGVTKPGSKYTHPISMLDLLPTFVAAAGGNLSELKPIDGVDLRPFVEGRDNARPHQTLYWKKESRAAIRDGDWKLLRFPDRPAELYNISLDIAESDNLADQHPDKVRAMYEQLFEWELTLVRPQWQLKREYEGAAMKRMDDYRK
- a CDS encoding glycoside hydrolase family 117 protein produces the protein MAAQIAEAASSQLLPIVVGRHSHILKVKILMSGLSASFRSLMRNEMLVLLTGVFIALTGTGRVEAQGFPWDIPQTKPDRPMSAAMERLYSQYLTPRPEDNELFSSFKYTKLEGLDYHDGDGTISRRDPSKVIRENGKYYVWYTKRHTAVPPQGSKSSTETIPSTDWDLCEIWYATSQDGFTWEEQGIAVPRPPKPNPGWRSVSTPDILKWKDKYYLYYQGFLEASGTKGDHCPVTASYADSPDGPWTACNQVVVPNGDAGEWDQYSIHDPYPLVYQGKIYLYFKAAFGDRPEYLVAAGLAIADNPLGPFTKHPLNPLFNSGHETMLFPFKEGIAAVLIHNGNEANTIQYAPDGVNFEIASVTTLPPIAGGPYVPDAFTSDGDGRGIAWGLSHFTNAGTHTTQHSTLARFDCDLSLDIDDPRMKNTNVFHKPDVFYAQRINRKEREKVLRSAEEKSQSRD
- a CDS encoding beta-galactosidase, encoding MTTSSFSSLALLVLTSAVLCSTAIAQANSSTKLQFDFNDENYSEKIEMRGVEVSLLDSASKGKIQLDTGHKTDWPGITLRPQNQFWDGASFQRLAFDLTNLSDEGFELGVRMDNPGGNGFDKGITVMTYIKPGESRVVSVNLSHTPWQFSKPLKLEGMHAAPGQQTLDPAKIKELIIFLRMPKSDHKFTIDNIRFEKPVTVLDADSFLPFIDEYGQFIHGEWPGKIHSDEQLAQHAIDEQKDLAEHPGPENFNRFGGWLNGPQRDPAKFFRVEKHEGTWWLIDPDGCRFWSHGIDAVAVRFGGTGTEHRESYFRNLPDKETPLGQFYARSNWAFGFYADRIPYETYNFYTANLYRKYGDDWKADFANLAHTRLRSWGMNTLASWSDPDVYLQHRTPYTAFFRAEDCPTLQGAQKMWTQFVDVFDPQFREAVVEGIKTCQASIGDPWCIGFYVDNELYWGNNEAIALWTLACPADQVAKQVFVEDLKAKYEAIEKLNEQWGTEYQSWDELTSQTETPDVNKSREDLLAFSKKFSETYFGTVKAELAKAAPDQLYLGCRFIWDNEIALRAASKFCDVVSFNQYRYSIADLKLPEGEDKPIMVGEFHFGALDRGMFHPTKVPARNQQHRAECYKAFLHSALNNPRVVGTHWFQYMSEPTAGRGDGENYQVGFVDNCDTPYQETIEAAREIGNEIYEVRSVRSNQ
- a CDS encoding LamG domain-containing protein produces the protein MKRNLVLILMTLVCTQLFADQPFFDDGQDPKPTDKQWQRVESLSDDFDGTELDKSKWSADPAANGWGWIGRPPGLFQESGAVVEEGNLRITVGKLEEPRVINGHEFKYHGAIIRSVNPGNVGMYFEARMKANATEMSSTFWLMTPPNSPRRLELDIQECVGRTTDQTAGWAKNWNQIFHSNMIRRATRKQPEKEQLQNSVVTETKNSQRYYVYGAWWKSPREVRFYLDGKYTYSIKPNVDWNVPSYYQMAIETYDWNPVPDDGGLVASGNWDQRTTQYDWVRTWQLK
- a CDS encoding AraC family transcriptional regulator, with amino-acid sequence MQGNSPPNPRDFQDQFFQQNPGVREVFRLYEYLPSVLFFAKDAEHRYIGVNSRTLHDVFGMQSDTELLGRTDLEFQPPALAEAYHAEDRRVMEGGKIIANQVWLVPHVGGTPKWYVSTKTPLFDPEGNAIGIAGAMYPVATKDEQLTFFQELWPVIQHMDKHYNEPISMAEMAKKANLSTTHFNARFRAILRLSPTEYVLSRRVQHAQRLLTQTEMSIVDIGAEVGFFDQSHFTKRFRRVTGLTPRGYRKRFR
- a CDS encoding carboxypeptidase-like regulatory domain-containing protein, producing the protein MIRQVLCISAICLSYAWATAQSFEGMVSDAATSKPLSGVEVLLVEDNLTATTDNDGAFAILASDRRTKTLRFELNGYLFEQKQQVDPNQKHVIALREARKSAATIREEGYLVNGCEIDNPERPDWNIRFRHSLLKGDLAPDPEFTRRDPSSVIFANGKYYVWYSYSLTHDATKTAPWDLNDLYYATSTDGETWDEQGAAVTRGPEGAFDHQSVFTTEIFVHQDDYYLIYQAAADLDGVFGRNYVGMAKAKSPDGPWTKIKDPVLTPTYTNDLYFDNNAVHDPCLVHYKDKFYLYYKGECNCFDNEDCVKWCNPCCGLKKQVKWGVAVADHPTGPFVKSEFNPITNTGHEVMVWKYGNGIAILQHQDGPEAKTIQYAEDGLNFQIMGSAIDMPEAAGLFRPSEPENTPHAGVQWGLSHVLKWNAGPKGWMYIQKYEKVSEEPKK